The Saccharomyces mikatae IFO 1815 strain IFO1815 genome assembly, chromosome: 13 genome has a segment encoding these proteins:
- the RPS10B gene encoding 40S ribosomal protein eS10 (similar to Saccharomyces cerevisiae RPS10B (YMR230W) and RPS10A (YOR293W); ancestral locus Anc_8.760) — protein sequence MLMPKQERNKIHQYLFQEGVVVAKKDFNQAKHEEIDTKNLYVIKALQSLTSKGYVKTQFSWQYYYYTLTEEGVEYLREYLNLPEHIVPGTYIQERNPSQRPQRRY from the exons ATGTTGATGCCaaagcaagaaagaaacaaaattcACCAATACTTGTTTCAAG AAGGTGTTGTCGTCGCTAAGAAGGATTTTAACCAAGCTAAGCACGAAGAAATTGACACCAAGAACTTGTATGTCATCAAGGCTTTGCAATCTTTGACTTCCAAGGGTTACGTGAAGACTCAATTCTCATGGCAATACTACTACTACACCTTGACTGAAGAGGGTGTTGAATACTTGAGAGAATACTTGAACTTGCCTGAACATATTGTCCCAGGTACCTAcattcaagaaagaaaccCATCCCAAAGACCTCAAAGAAGATACTAA
- the PEP5 gene encoding tethering complex subunit PEP5 (similar to Saccharomyces cerevisiae PEP5 (YMR231W); ancestral locus Anc_8.761), which produces MSLSSWRQFQLFENIPIKDPNFGGNSLLYSDPTLCAAAIVDPQTLVIAVNSNLIKVVKLSQAQVIHEFQSFPHDFQITFLKVIDGEFLVALGESIGKPSLIRVYKLEKLPTREQVYHSQVELKNGNNTYPISVVSISNDLSCIVVGFINGKIILIRGDIPRDRGSQQRIIYEDPSKEPITALFLNNDATACFAATTSTILLFNTTGRNKGRPNLVLNPKNGLDLNCGAFNPATNEFICCLSNFIEFFNTSGKKHQFAFDLSLRKRIFCVDKDHILVVTEETGGPTTSISVNELSPTIINRIFIIDAKNKIISLNFVVSSAIIDIFSTSQNGKNITYLLTSEGVMHRIATKPLENQISIIIQKELYPFALQLAKQNSLPSLDIQEIHKKYGDYLFKKGLKKEATEQYIQCLDVVETSEVISKFGVKEVPDPESMKNLADYLWSLIKNAISQRDHITLLLIVLIKLKDVDGIDTFIQHFDRNGNWNESVVVNDMDDVTFFYSDNDFFDLDLILELMKESDFKRLSYRLAKKFSKDSLIIVDILTNLLHNPMKAVKYIKSLPIDETLRCLVTYSKKLLEELPNETNALLIEVFTGKFRPSTFEVELDRKDTTGDFSESIKTVFYSYKTFFSYMNSNVKSDTISESFESPEEYEEPTYHPPKPSIVFSSFVSKPFEFVVFLEACLACYQQYEGFNEDRQVILTTLYDLYLNLAQEDVPERIDDWRSRAAGVLSESNKLVNSTFNNTAEKGVDNSLMLLISHMDQNSTSAKSKTKTTDIASFANDNSEMDLLGTFRAMTLNEEPNTCLEFLEMYGAEEPKLLQVALNYFVSNKLIFKEMGGNEVLKKKVLLPIIEGERMSLLDIIKTLSRTNVVQFGMIQDIIIDHVKSEDIEIKRNEKLIESYDKELKEKKEKLKNIVNSDQPIHVPLKNQTCFMCNLTLDVPVVFFKCGHIYHQHCLNEEEDTLKNERKLFKCPKCLVELETSNKLFEAQQEVVEKNDLLDFALNSEEGGKDRFKVITEFLGRGAISYSDITI; this is translated from the coding sequence ATGTCACTGAGTTCCTGGAGACAATTCCAACTTTTCGAAAATATTCCCATAAAAGATCCCAATTTTGGGGGAAATTCCTTATTGTACTCGGATCCAACCCTTTGCGCAGCAGCGATAGTGGATCCTCAAACTTTAGTCATAGCTGTGAATTCGAACCTTATAAAAGTAGTAAAGCTAAGTCAAGCACAAGTAATTCACGAGTTTCAATCTTTCCCTCATGACTTTCAAATCACTTTCCTTAAAGTCATTGACGGTGAATTTTTAGTAGCTTTGGGTGAATCAATTGGCAAACCCTCCCTAATAAGAGTGTATAAATTAGAGAAATTGCCAACTAGAGAACAAGTATATCATTCGCAAGTGGAGTTGAAAAATGGTAATAATACGTATCCCATCTCAGTTGTTTCTATATCGAATGATCTTTCATGTATTGTGGTTGGATTTATCAACGGAAAAATCATACTTATTAGGGGTGACATACCAAGAGACAGAGGATCTCAACAAAGAATTATATATGAAGACCCGAGTAAAGAACCAATAACAGCTTTATTTCTTAACAATGACGCAACTGCTTGTTTCGCAGCTACGACTTCAACTATTCTTTTGTTCAACACCACCGGAAGAAACAAAGGTCGCCCAAATTTGGTTTTGAATCCTAAAAATGGGTTAGATCTGAACTGTGGAGCTTTCAACCCAGCAACAAACGAATTTATCTGTTGCTTGAGCaactttattgaatttttcaacactagtggaaaaaaacatcaatTCGCATTTGATCTCTCACTgagaaagagaatattttgTGTAGACAAAGATCATATTTTAGTTGTAACTGAAGAAACAGGTGGTCCAACTACTTCCATAAGTGTCAATGAACTATCGCCCACGATAATCAACCGAATATTTATCATTGATgccaaaaataaaatcatttCATTAAACTTTGTTGTTTCTAGTGCAattattgatatattttccACCTCTCAAAACGGTAAAAATATAACTTACCTATTGACCTCCGAAGGAGTAATGCACAGGATAGCTACAAAACCATTAGAAAATCAAATTAGCATCATCATCCAGAAAGAACTCTACCCATTTGCTCTACAATTGgcaaaacaaaattcaTTGCCCTCTTTAGACATTCAGGAAATCCACAAAAAATATGGTGATTATCTTTTCAAGAAGGGCCTCAAAAAGGAGGCAACAGAGCAATACATTCAGTGCTTAGATGTTGTAGAAACTAGCGAAGTGATTTCCAAGTTCGGTGTCAAGGAAGTTCCTGATCCTGAAagtatgaaaaatttggctGATTACCTATGGTCTTTGATCAAGAATGCTATTTCTCAACGTGACCACATTACTCTATTACTAATTGTTTTGATAAAGCTGAAAGATGTTGATGGAATTGATACTTTCATCCAGCACTTTGATAGAAATGGCAACTGGAATGAAAGCGTTGTGGTGAATGATATGGATGATGTAACATTCTTTTATTCAGATAACGATTTTTTTGACCTAGACTTGATCTTGGAGCTTATGAAAGAGTCTGATTTTAAACGCCTTTCATACAGGCTTGcaaaaaagttttcaaaagattccTTAATCATAGTTGATATTTTAACGAATCTGTTGCATAATCCTATGAAAGCTGTAAAGTATATAAAGAGTTTACCAATCGATGAAACCCTAAGATGCCTTGTAacttattcaaagaaattacTAGAAGAATTACCCAATGAAACCAATGCTCTACTGATTGAAGTATTTACAGGAAAGTTCAGACCATCCACCTTTGAAGTAGAATTAGACCGTAAAGACACAACAGGCGATTTTTCCGAGAGCATCAAAACAGTATTTTACAGTTACAAAACTTTCTTTAGTTACATGAATTCCAATGTCAAATCGGATACAATAAGTGAATCTTTTGAGTCACCtgaagaatatgaagaacCTACTTATCATCCACCGAAACCATCCATTGTTTTCAGCTCATTCGTTTCAAAACCTTTTGAGTTTGTCGTTTTTTTAGAAGCTTGCTTGGCATGCTACCAGCAGTACGAAGGATTTAATGAGGACAGACAAGTAATTCTAACAACGTTATATGACTTGTATTTAAACTTAGCCCAAGAGGATGTGCCTGAGCGCATAGATGATTGGCGTTCAAGAGCGGCTGGTGTATTGAGCGAGAGTAACAAGTTGGTTAACTCTACTTTTAATAATACTGCCGAGAAAGGCGTGGATAACTCATTAATGCTATTGATTTCTCATATGGATCAAAATAGTACTTCAGCAAAAAGTAAAACCAAAACCACTGACATAGCATCATTTGCCAACGATAATTCTGAAATGGATTTATTAGGAACGTTCAGGGCAATGACGTTAAATGAAGAACCAAATACATGCCTAGAATTTCTAGAAATGTATGGAGCGGAAGAACCCAAGCTTTTACAAGTCGCATTAAATTACTTTGTTTCCAATAAACTTATCTTCAAGGAGATGGGAGGTAACGAAgtgctgaaaaaaaaggtgttATTACCTATTATAGAAGGGGAAAGGATGTCATTGCTCGATATAATCAAAACACTTTCTCGTACAAATGTTGTTCAGTTTGGGATGATACAAGATATCATTATCGACCATGTTAAAAGCGAAGATATagaaattaaaagaaacgaaaaatTAATTGAATCTTACGATAAAGAGCTaaaggagaaaaaggagaagttgaagaatatCGTAAACTCTGATCAACCTATTCACGTACCACTGAAGAATCAAACATGTTTCATGTGCAATTTGACTTTAGACGTTCCTGTagtatttttcaagtgTGGACATATCTACCATCAACATTGTctaaatgaagaagaggacaCTTTAAAAAACGAAAGAAAGCTTTTCAAATGCCCCAAATGCTTGGTGGAGTTAGAAACTTCTAACAAACTTTTTGAAGCTCAGCAAGAAGTAGTTGAGAAGAACGATCTTTTGGATTTTGCATTGAACAGTGAAGAAGGTGGTAAAGATCGCTTCAAAGTAATAACAGAGTTTTTGGGTAGAGGAGCCATTAGTTATTCTGACATCActatttga